Proteins from a single region of Candidatus Rubrimentiphilum sp.:
- a CDS encoding segregation/condensation protein A, which translates to MNDSAAPAVLPPEGLDDNALRVSVENFDGPLDLLLHLVKERQLDIATVPLALVAEQYLAYISMMENLDVEVAAEYLVIAATLVFLKSRALLPPIPAEFLEEGESPEEVEERLRQRLIAYSKYREVGEDLRQRQFEASSYFFRDLGDPHSELRQRYRVDPNRLTHAFLTMLQSARPEKRTIARERLTLVASMDYIVRRVRESREVLFSTICKELGMTRESIVVAFLAILELVRRKRLAFDQQAPFDDIRLFMVAKP; encoded by the coding sequence GTGAACGACTCGGCGGCCCCGGCGGTTCTACCGCCCGAGGGCCTTGACGACAATGCGCTGCGCGTCAGCGTCGAAAATTTCGACGGCCCCCTCGACCTGCTGCTGCATCTGGTAAAAGAACGCCAGCTCGACATCGCCACGGTGCCGCTGGCGCTGGTGGCCGAACAATACTTGGCCTACATCTCGATGATGGAGAATCTGGACGTCGAGGTCGCCGCGGAGTACTTGGTGATTGCCGCCACGCTGGTCTTCCTGAAATCGCGCGCGCTGCTGCCGCCGATCCCGGCCGAATTCTTGGAAGAGGGCGAGTCGCCGGAAGAAGTCGAGGAGCGGCTACGCCAGCGGCTCATCGCCTACTCGAAGTATCGCGAGGTGGGCGAGGATCTGCGCCAGCGGCAGTTCGAAGCGTCGTCATACTTTTTTCGCGATCTCGGCGACCCGCACAGCGAACTCCGCCAGCGTTATCGCGTCGACCCCAATCGTTTGACGCACGCGTTTCTGACAATGCTGCAAAGCGCGCGTCCGGAGAAGCGCACGATCGCGCGCGAGCGTCTGACCCTGGTGGCTTCGATGGATTACATCGTGCGTCGCGTGCGCGAATCGCGCGAGGTGCTCTTCTCGACGATCTGCAAAGAACTTGGCATGACGCGGGAATCGATCGTGGTTGCGTTTCTGGCGATCCTGGAGCTGGTGCGGCGCAAGCGGCTGGCCTTCGATCAGCAGGCGCCCTTCGATGACATCCGGCTCTTCATGGTGGCCAAACCGTGA
- a CDS encoding type II secretion system protein — protein sequence MNAQRGNALIEVLVVVAIILTVSAIAWGFSTGDRMFAAQSAATIFDVQLAHARAIAATGGSAATLVFTPASPGRGTLISLAPDTDGVPPETLRVDVSETSLGAPPFSLAIDPSGHATASQPCPAAGGYTLTFSAGPASASRFLPCPLVVAGPPEPPGTVPP from the coding sequence GTGAATGCGCAACGCGGCAACGCGCTGATCGAAGTCTTGGTCGTCGTCGCCATCATTCTAACCGTCTCGGCGATCGCGTGGGGTTTTAGCACCGGCGATCGCATGTTTGCCGCGCAATCGGCAGCCACAATCTTTGACGTCCAGCTGGCGCACGCGCGCGCGATTGCAGCGACGGGTGGAAGCGCCGCGACGCTCGTCTTCACCCCGGCCTCGCCAGGCCGGGGCACCCTCATTTCGCTGGCCCCCGACACCGACGGCGTGCCGCCGGAAACACTACGGGTGGACGTCTCCGAGACCTCGCTGGGCGCGCCGCCCTTCTCGCTGGCGATCGACCCGTCGGGGCACGCGACCGCCTCGCAACCCTGCCCGGCCGCAGGCGGCTACACGCTCACTTTCTCCGCCGGCCCGGCCTCCGCGAGCCGCTTCTTGCCGTGTCCGCTCGTGGTCGCCGGACCCCCCGAACCGCCTGGAACCGTGCCGCCTTAG
- the dinB gene encoding DNA polymerase IV: MIAHFDIDAFYASVEIRDNPDLRGKPVAVAGSSRRAVVLTASYEARPYGVKSAVPLYRALEACPDLIVVPPNMQKYREISRQIFSILERRGGPVQGLSMDEAFVDLGDCTTEAAGEIAQGIRREILDEVGLTVSAGVASGKMVAKILSDSCKPNGLQTLAPGREAEFLAPLPVGRLWGVGPKTQARLMERGIATIGDVAALSDERVRAIFGSWGMELRDLARGIDRRPVDPERETKSISTEETFEYDVRDENQLREVLREQALELAQSLEREGLSACTIGIKIKRADFRIIVRQTNLAEPTMDARQIYVSAVHCLRRADIERTPVRLLGTRVASLVHGEPKQQNLFISSTTPGG; the protein is encoded by the coding sequence GTGATTGCGCATTTTGACATCGACGCGTTCTACGCGAGCGTCGAGATTCGCGACAATCCCGATTTGCGCGGCAAGCCGGTGGCTGTGGCAGGATCGAGCCGTCGCGCAGTCGTGCTTACTGCTTCATACGAAGCGCGGCCCTACGGAGTGAAATCCGCGGTGCCGTTGTACCGTGCGCTGGAGGCATGTCCCGATTTGATCGTCGTGCCGCCGAACATGCAGAAGTACCGTGAAATCTCCCGCCAGATTTTTTCGATTCTGGAGCGGCGCGGCGGCCCAGTGCAAGGTTTGTCGATGGATGAAGCGTTTGTTGATCTCGGCGATTGTACGACCGAAGCCGCCGGCGAAATAGCGCAAGGGATCCGGCGCGAGATTCTGGATGAAGTTGGATTGACGGTGAGTGCCGGTGTGGCGAGCGGCAAGATGGTCGCGAAGATTTTATCGGACTCGTGCAAACCCAACGGTTTGCAAACGCTCGCGCCGGGACGTGAAGCGGAATTCTTGGCGCCACTGCCGGTTGGGCGGCTGTGGGGAGTGGGGCCAAAGACGCAAGCTCGACTGATGGAACGCGGCATCGCGACTATCGGCGACGTCGCCGCGCTCTCCGACGAGCGCGTGCGCGCGATCTTCGGCTCCTGGGGAATGGAGCTGCGCGATCTTGCGCGCGGCATCGATCGCCGCCCCGTCGATCCCGAACGCGAAACGAAATCGATCTCAACCGAGGAGACGTTCGAATACGACGTTCGGGATGAAAACCAATTGCGGGAAGTCTTGCGCGAACAAGCGCTCGAGCTTGCTCAGTCGCTCGAGCGCGAAGGTTTGTCGGCGTGCACGATCGGCATTAAGATAAAACGCGCCGACTTTCGCATCATCGTCCGGCAAACGAATCTAGCGGAACCCACGATGGACGCCCGGCAAATCTATGTTTCGGCCGTGCACTGCCTACGCCGTGCTGACATAGAACGCACGCCGGTGCGCCTGCTGGGAACGCGCGTCGCTTCACTTGTCCACGGCGAGCCGAAACAACAGAATCTCTTCATAAGTAGTACGACTCCGGGAGGATAA
- a CDS encoding NUDIX hydrolase: MRIKYEVSAGGLVLRRRESAYDALLIGRGTPRIWTLPKGHVEAKESHEQAALREVREETGCWGEIVTKLNDIAYWFYFNHLKHKKSVTFYLMRYLSGDTANHDHEVDEARWFDVAAAKRSLKYVNEKRLIDMAQEYLLANPTAFGDVPVVARVAEQRSS; the protein is encoded by the coding sequence ATGCGAATCAAATACGAGGTTTCGGCAGGCGGACTCGTGCTTCGGCGGCGCGAGTCGGCTTACGATGCTTTGCTCATTGGGCGAGGCACGCCGCGCATCTGGACGCTGCCCAAGGGGCACGTCGAAGCCAAGGAATCGCACGAGCAAGCCGCTCTGCGCGAGGTCCGTGAGGAGACCGGCTGCTGGGGTGAGATTGTCACCAAACTCAACGACATCGCCTACTGGTTTTACTTCAATCACCTCAAGCACAAAAAATCCGTCACGTTCTATTTGATGCGCTACCTCTCGGGCGATACGGCGAACCACGATCACGAAGTGGACGAAGCCCGCTGGTTCGACGTCGCCGCCGCGAAGCGGTCGCTCAAGTACGTCAACGAGAAGCGCCTGATCGACATGGCGCAGGAATATCTCTTGGCCAATCCCACCGCATTTGGCGACGTGCCCGTCGTCGCGAGGGTTGCCGAGCAGCGTTCATCGTAA
- a CDS encoding GNAT family N-acetyltransferase, with product MSETLAEISPEAYAKQILPLTEPLWANGRTFDAYVKQTLALARTPYGKRNYSTFGFRVNRAIVSSFKRYQRMARLGDQRLLSIGIGAVFTPTDQRGRGYASAMLAMALDNARSQRFDFAYLFSDIHPQFYKALGFVELASRLITFRADSLSGKRLDVATLSQKDWPGIRRCFQSTEARRDWGFERGPAFWGWLQTRIQHGSEHARGQAIHLVARRGRAIAAYVLGQREPKHDAYVLDEFGFASEKDRALVGPLLRAAAGDFRRITGWLPPDSVRELLPRGSVRKRKDAILMIAPLSARGKKFLERAKDTGTADGVWSTDHI from the coding sequence ATGAGCGAGACTCTAGCGGAGATCTCGCCCGAGGCATACGCTAAACAGATTCTTCCGTTGACCGAACCGCTCTGGGCGAACGGACGAACATTTGACGCGTACGTGAAACAAACGCTGGCGCTGGCGCGGACGCCATACGGTAAGCGCAACTATTCGACGTTCGGGTTTCGCGTCAATCGAGCGATCGTGTCGTCTTTCAAACGATACCAGCGCATGGCGCGGCTGGGTGACCAGCGCCTGCTTTCAATCGGTATCGGCGCGGTGTTCACGCCCACCGATCAGCGCGGACGCGGCTATGCGAGCGCGATGCTCGCAATGGCCCTCGACAACGCGCGCTCTCAGCGCTTCGATTTTGCATACTTGTTCTCGGATATCCATCCGCAGTTTTATAAGGCGCTGGGTTTTGTCGAGCTCGCTTCGCGGTTGATAACCTTTCGCGCGGATTCGCTTTCAGGCAAACGCTTAGACGTCGCGACGCTCTCGCAAAAGGATTGGCCGGGGATCCGCCGCTGCTTCCAATCGACCGAGGCGCGGCGCGATTGGGGATTCGAACGTGGGCCCGCATTTTGGGGTTGGCTGCAAACGCGCATCCAGCACGGATCCGAGCACGCTCGCGGACAAGCCATTCATTTGGTAGCGCGCCGCGGGCGCGCGATTGCCGCGTACGTTCTCGGTCAACGCGAACCAAAGCACGATGCGTACGTGCTGGACGAGTTCGGATTCGCGAGCGAAAAAGATCGCGCGCTGGTCGGACCGTTGCTGCGAGCCGCTGCCGGAGATTTCCGGCGCATTACGGGTTGGCTGCCACCCGACAGCGTGCGTGAACTTTTACCGCGGGGCTCGGTTCGCAAGCGCAAGGACGCGATTCTGATGATCGCGCCCTTAAGTGCGCGCGGTAAAAAGTTTTTGGAACGCGCAAAAGATACCGGAACCGCCGATGGAGTGTGGTCCACCGACCATATTTAA
- the scpB gene encoding SMC-Scp complex subunit ScpB produces the protein MNGEIDRLQRPIEALLFVASEALPIKEIAKLTRAEETDVATVLQRIEAEYADRGIVLRQVAGGYRFATAPSARDVVEAYLLPPRSNLSTPALETLAIVAYLQPVTKSEIEAIRGVDSDSVVSTLLDRVFIAEAGRKDVVGRPLLYKTTPEFLESFGLRSLDDLPPMELEQGQPLELGLLTANLTAAAPAE, from the coding sequence GTGAACGGGGAGATCGATCGCTTGCAGCGTCCCATCGAAGCGTTGCTCTTCGTCGCGAGCGAGGCGCTTCCGATTAAGGAGATTGCCAAACTCACGCGCGCTGAAGAGACGGACGTCGCGACGGTGTTGCAACGCATCGAGGCGGAGTATGCCGATCGGGGAATCGTCTTGCGCCAGGTTGCCGGCGGGTATCGTTTTGCAACTGCGCCATCTGCGCGCGACGTCGTCGAGGCGTACCTGCTTCCGCCGCGCAGCAATCTCTCGACGCCAGCCCTCGAGACGCTCGCGATCGTCGCGTATCTTCAGCCGGTTACCAAGAGCGAGATCGAAGCGATTCGCGGCGTAGACTCCGACAGCGTCGTTTCGACACTGCTCGATCGCGTGTTTATCGCCGAAGCCGGACGCAAAGACGTCGTCGGCAGGCCACTGCTGTACAAGACGACACCGGAGTTTTTAGAGTCGTTCGGCTTGCGTTCGCTCGACGATCTTCCGCCGATGGAATTGGAGCAAGGCCAGCCGCTCGAGCTCGGCCTGCTCACCGCCAACCTGACGGCAGCCGCGCCGGCGGAATAA
- a CDS encoding heavy metal-binding domain-containing protein, translating into MIVATTENIAGYCVKETKGQVFGVVVRSRGLGGNIVAMLRSIMGGEIFEYTQLLEETRRHAIDRMVASAQAMGADGVAMMRFDSSEMGSTMTEVVAYGTAVTLTPVQ; encoded by the coding sequence ATGATTGTCGCTACGACCGAAAACATTGCCGGCTACTGCGTCAAGGAGACAAAGGGCCAAGTCTTTGGGGTAGTCGTTCGCAGCCGCGGACTGGGCGGAAACATTGTCGCTATGCTGCGCTCGATTATGGGCGGCGAGATTTTCGAGTACACGCAGCTGCTTGAAGAAACGCGCCGTCACGCGATCGACCGCATGGTGGCGAGCGCGCAAGCGATGGGCGCCGACGGCGTCGCCATGATGCGCTTCGATTCTTCGGAGATGGGTTCGACGATGACCGAAGTCGTGGCGTACGGTACAGCCGTTACGCTGACGCCGGTTCAGTAA
- a CDS encoding deoxyribonuclease IV, which yields MRIGVHVRVGAGYAAAIEYAKRVKCSAIQIFSSNPRSYRTSPVNRPALEAFRKMRIDAGIEPCVIHTPYLINLASVNEKIAAGSLALLRFDLEAAEAGGIAYVNTHLGSYGKRDRNEGFVQACRLLEQALGGIAPGVMLVMENSAGAGSLAGGTLEELGRFIKTIGHPQLGVCLDTAHAWAAGYEINSQRGVDDFIYDAAEQIGLDRIPLFHFNDTEVPLGGNRDRHHHIGEGLIGFDGFRALAARPELRDKTAILETPGEEADDIRNVETIRAIFKGAGHEI from the coding sequence GTGCGAATCGGCGTGCACGTGCGCGTTGGCGCCGGCTACGCGGCGGCGATCGAGTACGCAAAACGCGTCAAGTGCAGCGCGATTCAAATCTTCTCGAGCAATCCGCGCAGCTATCGCACGAGCCCGGTCAACCGGCCGGCACTCGAAGCCTTCCGCAAGATGCGGATCGACGCCGGCATCGAGCCGTGCGTGATTCACACGCCGTACCTTATCAATCTCGCCAGCGTTAACGAAAAAATTGCGGCCGGATCGCTGGCGCTGCTGCGTTTCGATCTGGAGGCCGCCGAAGCGGGCGGCATCGCGTACGTCAACACGCATTTGGGTTCGTACGGCAAGCGCGATCGAAATGAAGGATTCGTTCAAGCCTGCCGTTTGTTAGAACAAGCGCTCGGGGGAATTGCGCCGGGCGTAATGCTCGTTATGGAAAACTCAGCCGGCGCCGGATCGCTCGCCGGCGGTACGCTGGAAGAACTCGGGCGTTTCATCAAAACGATCGGCCATCCGCAACTCGGCGTGTGTCTGGACACGGCGCATGCGTGGGCGGCGGGCTATGAAATCAACTCGCAGCGCGGCGTCGACGACTTCATCTATGACGCGGCGGAACAAATCGGCCTTGATCGCATTCCGTTGTTTCATTTCAACGACACGGAAGTGCCGCTGGGCGGAAACCGCGACCGCCATCATCACATCGGCGAAGGTCTCATCGGATTCGACGGATTTCGCGCGTTGGCAGCGCGGCCGGAACTGCGCGACAAGACCGCCATTCTCGAAACGCCGGGAGAAGAAGCCGACGATATCCGCAACGTCGAGACGATCCGCGCGATATTCAAGGGCGCCGGCCACGAAATATGA